A window of Chitinophagales bacterium contains these coding sequences:
- a CDS encoding rRNA pseudouridine synthase, translating to MKKKASSGRKSAAFDKFKKTKSNAARKEEFRQEKRKWKKEREEFFEKKKAEKSYPSPGRTVSGPTILKKEGAGEMPLNKFIAHSGVCARRDAALLVKEGKVKVNGQVILEPGHKVNPRDEVKVNGKKIQLEKNLVYILLNKPKDYITTTDDPQNRKTVFELLKSAPRERMFPVGRLDRNTSGVLLLTNDGDLAQQLTHPKHQIKKVYAVTLDRPLDQKDLERIANGLTLEDGPITVDAIAYADTKDKSHVGVEIHSGRNRIVRRIFEHLKYDVKGLDRVVFAGLTKKNVDRGKWRFLSEKEVRDLKHFGKGK from the coding sequence ATGAAGAAAAAAGCCTCCTCCGGCCGGAAATCAGCGGCCTTCGACAAATTCAAGAAAACAAAGAGCAACGCAGCCCGTAAGGAAGAATTCCGCCAGGAAAAAAGAAAGTGGAAGAAAGAACGGGAAGAATTCTTTGAAAAAAAGAAAGCAGAAAAAAGCTATCCTTCGCCTGGTCGCACCGTGTCAGGCCCCACCATTCTCAAGAAAGAAGGAGCCGGAGAAATGCCGTTGAACAAATTCATTGCACATAGTGGTGTTTGCGCAAGGCGTGATGCAGCCCTGCTGGTGAAAGAAGGTAAAGTAAAAGTCAATGGACAGGTCATCCTTGAACCTGGGCATAAGGTGAATCCCCGCGATGAGGTGAAGGTGAATGGGAAGAAGATTCAATTGGAAAAGAACCTGGTCTATATCCTGCTCAATAAACCCAAGGACTATATCACTACGACGGACGATCCCCAAAATAGAAAGACGGTTTTTGAATTGCTGAAAAGTGCACCCCGTGAACGGATGTTCCCGGTTGGCCGGCTTGACCGAAATACCTCCGGTGTATTATTGCTTACCAATGATGGAGACCTTGCCCAACAATTGACCCATCCCAAACACCAGATCAAGAAAGTATATGCGGTGACCCTTGACCGCCCACTGGATCAAAAGGACCTGGAGCGGATCGCAAACGGACTGACCCTGGAAGATGGACCTATTACCGTAGATGCCATTGCCTATGCCGATACAAAGGACAAAAGCCATGTGGGTGTGGAAATTCACAGTGGTCGTAACCGCATTGTACGACGGATTTTCGAACACCTGAAATATGATGTAAAAGGTTTGGACCGGGTTGTCTTTGCCGGATTGACCAAGAAAAATGTAGACCGTGGCAAATGGCGCTTTCTTTCAGAAAAAGAGGTACGCGACCTGAAACATTTTGGAAAAGGAAAATAG
- a CDS encoding RNA pseudouridine synthase: protein MRIEDWIIAETADGVALNKPSGVLSIPDREGKEFSLKSLLKEKYGEIFVVHRIDRDTSGLILFAKNAEAHKHFSLQFEHRATKKIYLGLVLGTPPLASGTIDAPIAEHPHKKGMMTVHRQGKEAVTDYEVLQELGPYTWMQFRIHTGRTHQIRVHMKDLGHPLVGDPIYGDGKPVLLSSIKKKFNLSKKEETERPLLNRLALHASALTIQDLAGNDWPLEAPVPKDLRATLTQLEKWK from the coding sequence ATGCGGATTGAAGATTGGATCATAGCAGAAACAGCCGATGGTGTGGCCCTGAATAAGCCTTCCGGTGTGCTTTCCATTCCCGACCGGGAAGGAAAGGAATTTTCTCTCAAGTCATTACTCAAAGAAAAATATGGCGAGATCTTCGTGGTGCACCGGATTGACAGGGATACCAGTGGACTGATCCTCTTTGCCAAAAATGCCGAAGCCCATAAACACTTTTCGCTTCAATTTGAACACCGGGCCACCAAAAAGATATACCTCGGACTTGTTTTGGGTACACCTCCTCTGGCATCCGGCACCATCGACGCACCGATTGCCGAACATCCTCATAAAAAGGGAATGATGACGGTTCATCGTCAAGGTAAGGAGGCTGTAACGGATTATGAAGTGTTACAGGAATTAGGCCCCTATACGTGGATGCAGTTTCGTATCCATACCGGCCGTACACACCAGATCAGGGTTCATATGAAGGACCTCGGACATCCCCTGGTAGGTGATCCCATATATGGAGATGGCAAACCTGTCCTCCTCTCCTCTATTAAAAAGAAATTCAACCTTTCCAAAAAGGAAGAAACAGAAAGGCCCTTGCTCAACCGCCTGGCACTTCATGCAAGCGCATTGACGATACAAGATTTGGCGGGAAATGATTGGCCACTCGAAGCACCTGTTCCCAAGGATCTTCGGGCTACCCTGACACAGTTGGAGAAGTGGAAATAA
- the hemB gene encoding porphobilinogen synthase: MEKIFQPIGQRRLRTGTLVRELVADVHLSHRAFIQPLFVEEGIEEKRTVEGLPGIYVFPADEIAGEVTACIANGIHKFLLFPIPAKKTADQFDFTFATSVVRRLKAEFGDDIWLASDLCLCSYTTHGHCGILDKDHTRLINHLTVDVLTRYALQLAQAGADCIAPSDMTDGRIGSIRAALNAMGKEAVMIMSYAAKFSSQWYGPFRDACHSGPGLLGFKGLKDRRTYQISPNNGRDSLVSALRDADEGADILMVKPATHYADIIVRLADEVRKPIAAYHVSGEYAALESLVEKGLANRALAHLEIWTALTRAGASIIISYAAKEAKEWIKSQEY, from the coding sequence ATGGAGAAGATCTTCCAGCCCATCGGTCAACGCCGATTAAGGACGGGCACCCTCGTGAGAGAATTGGTGGCCGATGTACATCTGTCGCACAGGGCCTTTATCCAGCCTTTATTTGTTGAGGAAGGGATAGAGGAAAAGCGAACAGTAGAAGGCCTTCCCGGTATCTACGTGTTTCCAGCGGATGAAATTGCCGGAGAGGTGACCGCGTGCATAGCGAACGGAATTCATAAATTCCTTCTGTTTCCCATTCCTGCAAAAAAGACAGCAGATCAATTTGACTTTACTTTTGCCACTTCGGTGGTCCGCCGATTGAAAGCGGAATTTGGAGACGATATCTGGTTAGCGAGTGATCTATGTCTTTGCAGTTATACCACACATGGTCATTGTGGCATTTTGGATAAAGACCATACCCGGTTGATCAATCATCTGACGGTAGACGTACTGACCCGGTATGCCCTTCAGTTAGCACAGGCAGGGGCCGATTGTATCGCTCCCAGTGATATGACCGATGGACGGATCGGTTCGATACGGGCAGCACTGAACGCTATGGGTAAGGAAGCAGTGATGATCATGAGTTATGCAGCCAAGTTTAGTTCGCAATGGTATGGGCCGTTTCGGGATGCCTGTCACTCCGGACCAGGATTATTAGGATTTAAAGGATTGAAGGATAGGAGAACTTATCAGATTTCACCAAACAATGGTAGGGATTCGTTGGTCAGTGCGTTGCGTGATGCGGATGAAGGTGCGGATATTTTAATGGTGAAGCCGGCCACGCATTATGCCGACATCATTGTCCGATTAGCGGATGAGGTACGTAAACCCATTGCCGCCTATCATGTGAGTGGGGAATATGCGGCACTGGAATCCCTGGTGGAGAAGGGATTGGCGAACCGGGCACTGGCGCATTTGGAAATATGGACCGCCCTGACAAGGGCCGGAGCTTCCATCATCATATCTTACGCCGCGAAAGAAGCTAAGGAATGGATAAAAAGCCAGGAATATTAG
- a CDS encoding HEPN domain-containing protein produces MQSFRTELENPLVEKDILELERKILLFREGKIDEEKFRSLRLARGVYGQRQPGVQMVRIKLPYGKMTLAQWWRISDVSDEYSTGNLHLTTRQDIQIHFVSLDRTPEMWAELEKDDVTIREACGNTVRNITASDMAGIDSEEPFDVTPYAHALFEYFLRKPFCQEMGRKFKIAFSSSERDTALTFMHDLGAIPRVREINGELKRGFKIVIGGGLGAQPHLAVTTHEFLEEELLVPYVEAVLRVFDRHGERNSRHKARIKFLIQKIGIDAFNTLVTEEQLALTFPRYTIPGRESQLPPIPKPVFEPVSLPVDQAFAFERWKATNVVPQKQAGYYAVYVRVPNGNISSTTSRQLIADLREVIADDVRVTINQGLQFRFVQEASLPYIFQVLSKENLAAAGFGSVADITSCPGTDTCNLGISNSTGTALALAELIEEEYPELLYDKSLSVKISGCMNSCGQHGIASIGFHGSSLKAKGHVLPALQVLVGGGVIGSGEGRIADKILKVPSKRAPEVLRTLLNDFKANALEGERYDAFVLRLGDKYFYELLKPLANLDTLLDEDFIDWGQREKFATAIGVGECAGVMIDLVSTLFLEAEEKITLARECIESGAWADAVYHAYSAQVHAAKALLLKEGVQCNTQHGILRDFDIHFTQNGKYTARPSFQEAVLAINKEPATEAFAKKYLGEAEEFVRREA; encoded by the coding sequence ATGCAGAGTTTTCGTACGGAACTGGAGAACCCGTTGGTGGAAAAAGACATCCTTGAACTGGAGCGGAAGATCCTCCTCTTTCGGGAAGGGAAGATCGATGAGGAGAAATTCAGGAGTTTGCGTCTCGCCCGTGGCGTATATGGCCAACGGCAACCGGGTGTACAGATGGTGAGGATCAAGTTACCCTATGGTAAAATGACGCTGGCACAGTGGTGGCGGATCAGTGATGTATCGGATGAATACTCTACGGGCAACCTGCACCTGACCACGCGGCAGGATATACAGATTCACTTTGTGAGTTTGGACCGTACCCCGGAGATGTGGGCGGAGTTGGAAAAGGATGACGTTACCATTCGCGAGGCCTGTGGTAATACCGTACGAAACATAACTGCCTCGGACATGGCGGGTATCGACAGCGAAGAGCCCTTTGATGTAACTCCCTATGCCCATGCCCTGTTTGAATATTTTTTGCGTAAACCCTTTTGCCAGGAAATGGGGCGTAAGTTCAAGATCGCTTTCAGCAGTTCAGAAAGAGATACAGCCTTGACCTTTATGCATGACCTGGGTGCCATTCCCCGGGTCCGGGAGATCAATGGAGAATTAAAAAGAGGATTTAAAATTGTTATTGGCGGAGGACTTGGCGCTCAACCACACCTGGCGGTCACCACCCATGAATTTCTGGAAGAAGAATTACTTGTGCCCTATGTAGAGGCAGTCCTGCGGGTATTTGACCGGCATGGTGAACGCAATAGCCGGCATAAGGCCCGGATCAAATTCCTTATACAGAAAATTGGCATTGATGCCTTTAATACCCTGGTCACGGAAGAACAACTCGCACTAACCTTTCCCCGGTACACCATACCGGGTCGGGAGAGTCAACTACCTCCTATACCCAAGCCCGTTTTTGAACCCGTATCCCTCCCTGTTGACCAGGCCTTTGCCTTTGAGCGTTGGAAAGCCACGAATGTGGTACCGCAAAAACAAGCAGGTTACTATGCCGTATATGTGCGTGTTCCCAATGGTAATATCAGTAGCACAACCAGTCGTCAGCTGATCGCTGATTTGCGGGAAGTGATCGCCGATGATGTCCGCGTAACGATCAATCAGGGACTTCAGTTCCGGTTTGTACAGGAAGCATCCCTCCCTTATATCTTCCAGGTATTATCGAAAGAGAACCTGGCCGCTGCCGGATTTGGGAGCGTAGCCGACATCACCAGTTGCCCGGGTACCGATACCTGTAACCTGGGAATCAGCAACAGTACCGGGACGGCCCTGGCCCTCGCCGAATTGATCGAAGAAGAATATCCTGAATTGCTGTATGATAAAAGCCTGAGTGTAAAGATCAGTGGTTGTATGAACAGCTGTGGACAGCATGGCATTGCCTCTATTGGTTTTCATGGTTCCTCCCTGAAAGCCAAGGGCCATGTATTACCGGCCCTTCAGGTGCTGGTGGGTGGTGGTGTGATCGGCAGTGGAGAAGGCCGGATAGCCGATAAAATTCTCAAGGTACCTAGCAAGCGGGCGCCGGAAGTGCTTCGCACCCTGTTAAATGATTTCAAAGCCAATGCCCTTGAAGGTGAGCGGTATGATGCCTTTGTACTGCGATTGGGTGATAAATATTTTTATGAGCTGCTCAAACCACTGGCCAATCTCGATACCTTACTCGATGAGGACTTTATTGATTGGGGGCAGCGTGAAAAATTCGCTACCGCTATTGGAGTGGGGGAATGTGCAGGTGTAATGATCGATCTGGTCTCTACTCTTTTTCTGGAAGCCGAAGAGAAAATCACGCTTGCCAGGGAATGTATCGAAAGCGGAGCCTGGGCCGATGCCGTTTATCATGCCTATAGCGCACAGGTGCATGCTGCCAAGGCCTTACTCCTCAAAGAAGGTGTTCAATGCAATACCCAGCATGGCATACTTCGTGATTTTGATATTCATTTTACCCAGAATGGAAAATATACTGCCAGGCCTTCCTTCCAGGAAGCAGTGTTGGCGATCAACAAGGAACCTGCGACTGAAGCATTTGCGAAAAAGTATTTGGGCGAGGCGGAGGAGTTTGTGAGGCGGGAGGCGTGA
- the hemA gene encoding 5-aminolevulinate synthase, whose translation MYRELLEQKLESLKQEGRYRYFLEVNKSAQHFPQFYYEGKDGARRSAVNWCSNDYLGMSTREEVIGRLSYAGYRAGAGSGGTRNISGTTVYHLELEKLLARWHKKEAALLFNGAYQANLTTLQTLARHIDGLVFFSDERNHASIIEGMRGCKNKKFIFRHNDVVHLESLLRSLPVDTPKLIVFESVYSMSGSIAPVKEIIELAKKYQALTYVDEVHAVGLYGPEGAGILEREGLQSEIDILNGTLSKAIGVFGGYITGANYLIDFVRSHAPGFIFTTSLPPAICSAAHKSISLIQDADRNLLFTKVEALREALTREGVHFLSNPSHITIVPVPGADACRQVADRLLSEQGIYLQPINYPTVPVGEECLRLIVTARHETRHIQHLAYSLKKILHGNNQADRTRFRALPLADGDR comes from the coding sequence ATGTACCGGGAGTTATTGGAGCAAAAGTTGGAGTCATTGAAGCAGGAGGGGCGTTACCGCTATTTCCTGGAGGTGAATAAGAGCGCCCAGCATTTCCCCCAGTTTTATTACGAGGGTAAGGATGGTGCCAGGCGAAGTGCTGTGAACTGGTGCAGCAATGATTACCTGGGCATGAGTACACGCGAAGAAGTGATCGGTCGATTGTCATATGCGGGTTACCGGGCGGGAGCCGGAAGCGGGGGTACACGCAATATTTCCGGTACTACGGTGTACCATCTGGAGCTGGAGAAACTCCTGGCCCGATGGCATAAAAAGGAAGCGGCCCTGCTTTTCAATGGGGCTTACCAGGCCAATCTCACTACGCTTCAAACCTTGGCGAGGCATATCGATGGACTTGTTTTCTTTTCGGATGAAAGAAACCATGCATCCATTATTGAAGGCATGCGCGGGTGCAAGAATAAAAAATTCATTTTCCGCCATAATGATGTGGTGCATTTAGAATCATTGCTTCGTTCCCTGCCGGTAGATACTCCGAAGCTGATCGTTTTTGAATCGGTCTATTCCATGAGTGGATCGATTGCGCCCGTGAAAGAGATCATTGAGTTGGCCAAAAAATACCAGGCGCTTACCTATGTTGATGAAGTACATGCGGTGGGTTTGTATGGGCCCGAAGGAGCTGGTATATTGGAACGCGAAGGACTTCAATCGGAAATCGATATTTTAAATGGTACACTATCCAAAGCCATCGGTGTATTTGGGGGATATATAACCGGGGCTAACTACCTCATCGATTTTGTTCGCAGTCATGCCCCCGGATTTATTTTTACTACTTCATTGCCCCCTGCCATTTGCAGTGCCGCGCATAAAAGTATCTCGCTGATACAGGATGCTGATCGGAATTTGCTATTTACAAAGGTGGAAGCATTGCGCGAAGCGCTTACCCGGGAAGGTGTACACTTTTTATCCAATCCTTCCCATATCACTATTGTGCCGGTTCCCGGTGCTGATGCTTGCAGACAGGTTGCCGACCGATTGTTAAGCGAACAGGGCATTTATTTACAACCTATTAATTACCCCACCGTACCGGTTGGAGAAGAATGTTTGCGCCTTATTGTTACGGCGCGACATGAGACCCGTCATATTCAACACCTGGCATATAGCTTAAAAAAAATATTGCATGGCAACAATCAGGCTGACCGGACGCGCTTCCGCGCTCTCCCGCTGGCAGATGGAGATCGTTAG
- a CDS encoding TonB-dependent receptor, with protein sequence MLVTGFWSTLVVAQTTIQGNIRTEDGQPAAGASILVKGKSEFALADSTGQFSLRTIQPLPLVLYITLVGYGGVEIEVNDSNHLGLSIKLLNNQILGNIVVTSRRRRESAQDIPIPISVVGGSTIDESGSFNVNRVKELVPTVQLYSSNPRNTTLNIRGIGSTFGLTNDGIDPGVGFYVDGVYYARPAATTLDFIDIDQIEVLRGPQGTLFGKNTTAGAFNITTRAPRFTAGAHLEVSYGNYGFVQAKSSITGPLGKKWAGRLSFSGTQRDGVLTDVNTQKGVNDLNNLGIRGQLLFKPSEKIDITFVGDASRQRPNGYAQVVAGVAQTLRAPYRQFEQIIADLNYDLPSRNPFDRLIDHNTTWRSGNDLGGFSVNLDFKLGNGTLTSTSAWRYWIWDPSNDRDFTGLPVLTYSQAPSKHHQWTQELRYAGDLAKNLSGVVGVFLIGQDLKTDPYHTEESGAAQWRFSQSTTSSNWSTPGLFEGYGIRTTSRLKSFGAAAFAQIDWELVTHLHILPGVRYNYDQKDVDYLRQTYGGLQTSDAALLALKRQVYSDQAFKANADEHNFSGQFTVAYKPSSRFNAFATVSTSYKPVGVNLGGLPTANGEVLVELARIKPEYVTHTELGVKTHPNEKTTLNLVFHRTGIKDYQTNVQTAEVGVNRGYLANAERVQVLGVELDGSYYASTHFSLTASVAYTEGKYVKFTNAPVPLEETGGSTAFKDVSGQTLPGISKWAGSLGAELQSGNKKLLNRFTGKLFLATDIYYRSSFSSSPSPSRYLNIEGYVLLNARAGFRASEGLSLFVWGRNILDKDYFEQLLPAAGNAGHYAGVLGDPVTYGITLRYDVGSK encoded by the coding sequence ATGTTGGTTACCGGATTCTGGTCAACTTTGGTGGTAGCACAAACAACCATTCAGGGGAATATCCGGACAGAGGATGGTCAACCGGCAGCAGGTGCTTCCATTCTGGTAAAAGGAAAGAGTGAGTTTGCACTCGCCGATTCAACTGGTCAGTTTTCATTACGGACCATTCAGCCCTTGCCTTTGGTATTATATATTACGCTGGTAGGTTACGGAGGGGTGGAGATCGAAGTAAACGATTCAAACCATTTGGGATTATCCATAAAATTGCTGAATAACCAGATACTCGGGAATATTGTTGTTACCTCCCGTCGTCGTCGCGAGTCGGCGCAGGATATCCCCATACCGATCTCGGTGGTGGGAGGTTCAACCATTGATGAGTCGGGTTCATTCAATGTGAACCGGGTAAAGGAACTCGTTCCGACCGTACAATTATACTCTTCCAATCCCCGCAACACCACCCTTAACATTCGTGGCATTGGATCCACCTTTGGGTTGACAAATGATGGCATTGATCCAGGCGTAGGATTTTATGTAGATGGGGTTTATTATGCACGGCCGGCAGCCACGACATTGGATTTTATTGATATTGATCAGATAGAAGTATTACGGGGCCCACAGGGTACGTTGTTTGGCAAGAACACCACAGCAGGGGCTTTTAATATTACCACCCGGGCGCCTCGTTTTACGGCAGGTGCACACCTGGAAGTCAGTTATGGCAATTACGGTTTTGTACAGGCTAAAAGTTCCATTACCGGGCCATTGGGTAAAAAATGGGCCGGACGATTATCCTTTTCAGGTACACAGCGTGATGGAGTATTGACGGATGTAAATACACAGAAAGGGGTGAATGACCTGAACAATCTCGGCATCAGGGGTCAGTTATTATTCAAACCCTCGGAGAAGATAGATATCACATTTGTGGGCGATGCATCGCGCCAACGGCCGAATGGATATGCACAGGTTGTGGCAGGGGTGGCCCAAACCTTACGGGCGCCGTATCGGCAATTTGAACAGATCATTGCTGATCTGAACTATGACCTTCCGAGTCGCAACCCCTTTGACCGGTTAATTGACCACAATACCACCTGGCGTTCGGGGAATGATCTCGGAGGTTTTTCGGTGAACCTGGATTTCAAATTGGGCAACGGTACTTTAACAAGCACATCGGCCTGGCGTTATTGGATTTGGGATCCATCAAATGACCGGGACTTTACGGGACTTCCGGTGCTTACGTATTCGCAGGCACCTTCCAAACACCATCAATGGACCCAGGAACTCCGGTATGCCGGTGACCTGGCAAAGAACCTGAGTGGGGTTGTGGGTGTATTTCTTATTGGACAAGACCTGAAGACCGATCCTTACCATACGGAAGAATCCGGCGCAGCACAGTGGCGTTTTTCACAAAGCACCACCAGTAGCAATTGGTCAACCCCCGGATTATTTGAAGGATATGGTATTCGAACCACCTCCCGACTGAAATCATTTGGCGCGGCTGCATTTGCACAGATTGACTGGGAATTGGTCACGCACCTACATATTTTACCTGGTGTTCGCTACAATTATGATCAAAAGGACGTTGATTATTTGCGTCAGACCTATGGAGGTTTGCAAACATCCGATGCTGCTTTGCTGGCATTGAAAAGACAAGTGTATTCTGACCAGGCTTTTAAAGCGAATGCAGACGAGCATAATTTTTCCGGACAGTTTACCGTGGCGTACAAACCTTCCAGCCGTTTCAACGCGTTTGCTACAGTGTCCACCAGTTACAAGCCCGTAGGTGTAAACCTGGGAGGGCTGCCCACCGCAAATGGAGAAGTGTTGGTTGAACTGGCAAGAATAAAACCTGAATATGTTACTCATACCGAATTGGGGGTAAAGACGCATCCAAATGAGAAAACAACCCTCAACCTTGTCTTTCACCGCACCGGTATTAAAGACTATCAGACCAACGTACAAACCGCTGAAGTTGGCGTCAACAGAGGATACCTGGCCAATGCCGAGCGCGTGCAGGTATTGGGTGTCGAACTGGATGGAAGTTATTACGCCTCTACCCATTTCTCCCTCACGGCCTCTGTTGCTTATACTGAAGGAAAGTATGTAAAATTTACCAATGCTCCTGTTCCATTGGAGGAAACCGGAGGATCGACGGCTTTTAAAGATGTTTCCGGACAAACCTTACCTGGCATTTCCAAATGGGCGGGTTCACTCGGAGCTGAACTTCAATCCGGGAATAAAAAATTATTGAACCGGTTCACCGGGAAGCTATTCCTTGCTACGGATATCTATTACCGCTCGTCTTTTTCTTCCAGTCCAAGCCCCTCCAGGTATTTGAATATTGAAGGGTATGTATTGTTAAATGCCAGAGCAGGGTTCAGGGCCTCGGAAGGATTATCGCTTTTTGTATGGGGTCGAAATATTCTTGATAAAGATTATTTCGAGCAATTGCTGCCGGCTGCCGGAAATGCCGGGCACTATGCAGGTGTTTTGGGTGATCCGGTGACCTATGGAATTACGCTGCGTTATGATGTGGGGAGCAAATAA
- a CDS encoding TSUP family transporter, giving the protein MKKEKNVLYPIFLKLDQLETLLVGAGNVGLEKLQALVTNSPEARITIVAPQVKEEIHKLLARHPHCGLHQREFEDADLEGKDLVILATDNQALHVEVRQKADEAGILVNVADTPELCDFYLSSIVQKGNLKIAISTNGKSPTMAKRIKEVLHDHLPGELEEVIDNLHKVRNKLDGDFSYKVKKLNDITKVLSENENTLNARRWRRIATYSLIGFALMLIGHFIFSYLPLREMADDTVAWYRTLDPNFHWMVLAGFLAQMVDGATSMGYGVTSSIVLQTAQVSPAAISAGIHTAEMFTSGASGYSHYKFGNVNKKLFKALVIPGVIGAVIGALLLVYFDDTHLKYLRPAMAAYTLLLGIRIFVNAFRTVGNKRKFKRYGWLAGAGGFLDSFGGGGWGPIVTSTLITKGRTPRYVVGSVSLTEFFVTLASAFTFFTLIGVQNWQVIMALVIGGVLAAPIAARLAGKLPRKASFLLLGSVVILWSIRILIKIF; this is encoded by the coding sequence ATGAAGAAAGAAAAGAATGTTTTGTATCCCATTTTCCTCAAGCTTGACCAATTGGAAACACTATTGGTCGGAGCCGGAAATGTAGGCCTTGAAAAATTGCAGGCACTGGTGACCAATTCACCGGAAGCGCGGATCACGATCGTCGCGCCACAAGTAAAAGAGGAGATTCATAAATTGCTTGCCCGGCACCCCCATTGTGGTTTACACCAGCGAGAGTTTGAAGATGCTGATCTGGAAGGGAAAGATCTGGTCATACTTGCCACCGATAACCAGGCACTACATGTTGAGGTTCGGCAAAAAGCGGATGAAGCGGGCATACTGGTGAACGTGGCAGACACCCCTGAACTTTGTGATTTCTATCTGAGCAGTATTGTCCAAAAAGGCAACCTGAAAATTGCTATTTCCACCAATGGCAAATCACCTACCATGGCCAAGCGGATCAAGGAGGTGCTGCATGATCACTTGCCCGGAGAATTGGAAGAAGTGATAGATAATCTGCATAAGGTCCGGAACAAACTCGATGGTGATTTTTCTTATAAAGTAAAAAAGCTCAATGATATCACCAAGGTCCTCTCCGAGAATGAGAACACCCTGAATGCCCGACGATGGCGTAGGATCGCTACCTATTCCCTGATCGGGTTTGCCCTGATGTTGATCGGGCATTTTATTTTTTCCTATCTCCCGCTTCGCGAAATGGCAGACGACACGGTGGCCTGGTACAGGACACTTGATCCCAATTTTCATTGGATGGTACTGGCTGGATTCCTGGCACAAATGGTGGATGGGGCTACGAGTATGGGATACGGGGTTACCAGCTCCATTGTACTGCAAACCGCCCAGGTGAGCCCGGCTGCGATCAGTGCCGGTATCCACACGGCGGAAATGTTTACCAGCGGCGCATCAGGCTATAGTCACTACAAGTTTGGTAACGTTAATAAGAAATTATTCAAGGCCCTGGTCATCCCAGGTGTTATAGGGGCGGTGATCGGTGCCTTACTGCTGGTTTATTTTGACGATACACATCTGAAATACCTGCGCCCGGCCATGGCCGCTTATACCCTTTTATTAGGCATTCGAATATTTGTCAATGCTTTTCGGACCGTGGGAAACAAGCGTAAATTCAAACGATATGGCTGGCTCGCAGGAGCTGGCGGCTTTCTCGATTCTTTTGGAGGCGGTGGATGGGGCCCTATTGTTACCTCTACCCTTATTACCAAAGGACGTACACCCCGCTATGTAGTAGGTTCTGTGAGCCTGACCGAGTTTTTTGTTACCCTCGCCAGTGCCTTTACCTTCTTTACTTTGATAGGGGTGCAGAACTGGCAGGTGATCATGGCCCTGGTGATCGGTGGGGTACTGGCTGCCCCGATTGCCGCCAGACTCGCCGGAAAACTTCCGAGGAAAGCATCGTTTTTACTTCTGGGTTCAGTGGTCATCCTTTGGAGCATACGAATTTTAATAAAAATATTTTAG